A region from the Hydra vulgaris chromosome 08, alternate assembly HydraT2T_AEP genome encodes:
- the LOC136083200 gene encoding uncharacterized protein LOC136083200: protein MPGNSGYYTNNKKTCPESVRFIGKQKFPKKFIMWIAISDRGMSEPLFRTSKAVAINSSIYINECLEKRLLPFIHKYHGGFNYLFWPDLASSHYSKDSLNWMDQYVYYVDKESNPPNVPQARPVENFWGYLAQKVYEGD from the coding sequence ATGCCTGGAAATTCTGGATATTACacaaacaacaaaaagacaTGCCCAGAAAGTGTTCGTTTTATAGGAAAAcagaaatttccaaaaaaatttataatgtgGATAGCCATATCTGACCGTGGTATGTCCGAGCCATTGTTTCGCACTTCCAAAGCTGTAGCGATCAATTCATCaatctatattaatgaatgttTAGAAAAACGACTTCTTCCATTTATTCACAAGTATCATGGAGgctttaactatttattttggcCAGATTTAGCAAGTTCTCATTATTCTAAAGATTCTCTAAATTGGATGGACCAATATGTCTATTACGTTGATAAAGAATCCAATCCCCCAAATGTGCCTCAAGCACGACCAGTTGAAAATTTTTGGGGATATTTGGCACAGAAGGTTTACGAGGGAGATTAA